The Oscillospiraceae bacterium genome contains a region encoding:
- a CDS encoding TetR family transcriptional regulator, with translation MAAPRGENVRGMILDAAARLLRGTDFGALSLAQIAAEAGVSKGTLYYYYSSKDDILFDVADRCLNGLLDEFLAWADNPEKNTGLPRLLGFVLERGVGDEFGNLRLYLIGASVSGHDALRQKYIDLYAQFQRTLATRLAQRAPAADADFLAWLVLVLTDGLLIQKQLASPAFSEPAFRQKAAALLAGAAGKEL, from the coding sequence ATGGCCGCACCGCGGGGCGAAAACGTGAGGGGCATGATATTGGACGCGGCGGCCCGCCTGCTGCGCGGCACCGATTTTGGGGCGCTGAGCCTGGCGCAGATCGCGGCCGAGGCCGGGGTCAGCAAGGGCACCCTCTATTATTACTATTCCAGCAAGGACGATATCCTGTTCGACGTGGCCGACCGCTGCCTGAACGGCCTGCTGGACGAATTTCTGGCCTGGGCGGATAACCCGGAAAAGAACACCGGCCTGCCGCGCCTTTTGGGCTTTGTGCTGGAGCGGGGCGTGGGCGACGAATTCGGCAACCTGCGGCTTTACCTGATCGGGGCCAGCGTGTCCGGCCACGACGCGCTGCGGCAAAAATACATCGACCTGTACGCCCAATTCCAGCGCACCCTGGCCACCCGGCTGGCCCAGCGCGCGCCGGCGGCGGACGCCGATTTTCTGGCCTGGCTCGTGCTGGTGCTCACCGATGGTCTGCTCATTCAAAAGCAGCTTGCCAGCCCCGCCTTTTCCGAGCCCGCGTTCCGCCAAAAAGCGGCGGCGCTGCTGGCCGGGGCGGCAGGCAAAGAACTGTAA
- the coaX_1 gene encoding type III pantothenate kinase codes for MVFLIDMGNTDLTLAAWQNGAPAFTARIPTDRSKDAGHYARAIAGALQSWGSPAFAGCALSSVVPPLTGPVAAAMQAATGLSPVLLGYEGDLGLTVLTRDRIGADMLAGAIAAKKRGALPAIVADLGTATTFCAQNAAGDVLGVSIAPGVALGLEALVGRASHLRTVAFEPPDRALGVTTAQSMRSGVILGAASLLEGMFRRISSELDPAEGAPALLVTGGLAPLVAPFCQGPVTACPHLLLEGLYLYYQRNHP; via the coding sequence ATGGTATTTTTGATCGACATGGGCAACACCGATCTCACCCTGGCGGCCTGGCAAAACGGGGCGCCCGCCTTTACCGCCCGCATTCCCACCGACCGCTCAAAGGATGCCGGGCACTACGCCCGGGCGATCGCCGGGGCGCTGCAAAGCTGGGGCTCGCCCGCCTTTGCGGGGTGCGCGCTCTCCAGCGTGGTGCCGCCGCTCACCGGGCCGGTGGCCGCCGCCATGCAGGCCGCGACCGGCCTTTCCCCGGTGCTCCTGGGGTACGAGGGGGATCTGGGCCTCACAGTCCTCACGCGGGACCGGATCGGTGCCGACATGCTGGCCGGCGCCATTGCGGCCAAAAAGCGCGGTGCCCTGCCCGCCATCGTGGCGGATCTCGGCACCGCCACCACCTTCTGCGCCCAGAACGCCGCGGGCGACGTGCTGGGCGTTTCCATCGCGCCGGGCGTTGCCCTGGGGCTGGAAGCCCTGGTGGGCCGGGCCAGCCACCTGCGCACGGTGGCCTTTGAACCGCCGGACCGGGCCCTCGGCGTCACCACGGCCCAAAGCATGCGCAGCGGGGTCATTCTGGGCGCGGCCAGCCTTTTAGAGGGCATGTTCCGCCGCATCTCGTCCGAGCTGGACCCCGCCGAGGGCGCGCCCGCCCTGCTGGTGACCGGCGGCCTTGCGCCGCTGGTGGCGCCCTTCTGCCAGGGCCCGGTCACCGCCTGCCCCCACCTTTTGCTGGAGGGGCTGTACCTTTACTACCAGCGCAATCACCCCTGA
- a CDS encoding hydrolase: protein MPFAEALQAEYAWLHRHPELSFEEHAATAHLRAELEALGARILGTGLETGLVAELRGGRPGPTLALRADLDALPIAEDPSHTLRSEAEGRMHACGHDFHAAALLGAAALLAQRKAELAGRVLLVFQPGEESGRGALRVLATGALEGASAIFGLHLLPGLAPGAVGLTEGANFAAIGRFSIELQGRGCHAAQPHAGADCVLAAARLAESLQSVVSRNVNPMHPAVVSVTRIQAGNTWNVLPGAALLEGTTRCFSASDDALIARRVQEICQGVAAACGVSARLTWPTRHPATDNAPALIARARAAAGAEGIPCVPAAPTLLGEDFAFYQQKLPGAFLTFGLNSAPLHHPAFAADPAALEPAARLLARLALLPWGAD, encoded by the coding sequence ATGCCTTTTGCCGAAGCTTTACAGGCTGAATACGCCTGGCTGCACCGCCACCCGGAGCTCAGCTTTGAGGAACACGCCGCCACCGCCCATCTAAGGGCCGAGCTGGAAGCTTTGGGCGCGCGCATCCTGGGCACCGGCCTTGAGACCGGCCTTGTGGCCGAACTGCGCGGCGGGCGGCCCGGCCCGACCCTGGCCCTCCGGGCCGACCTGGACGCTCTGCCCATCGCCGAGGACCCCTCCCACACCCTGCGCAGCGAGGCCGAGGGCCGCATGCACGCCTGCGGGCACGACTTCCACGCCGCCGCCCTGCTGGGCGCGGCGGCGCTGCTGGCCCAGCGCAAAGCCGAGCTTGCGGGCCGGGTGCTGCTGGTGTTCCAGCCCGGCGAAGAGAGCGGCCGCGGCGCGCTGCGGGTGCTCGCCACCGGCGCGCTGGAAGGCGCCTCGGCCATTTTCGGGCTGCACCTGCTGCCGGGCCTTGCCCCCGGCGCCGTGGGCCTCACCGAGGGGGCGAACTTTGCCGCCATCGGCCGCTTTTCCATCGAGCTGCAGGGCAGGGGCTGCCACGCGGCCCAGCCCCACGCGGGGGCCGACTGTGTGCTGGCCGCCGCCCGCCTGGCCGAGAGCCTGCAAAGCGTTGTCAGCCGCAATGTGAACCCCATGCACCCGGCGGTGGTCAGCGTCACCCGCATCCAGGCGGGCAACACCTGGAACGTGCTGCCCGGCGCCGCCCTTTTAGAGGGCACGACCCGCTGCTTTTCGGCATCGGACGACGCGCTCATCGCCCGCCGCGTGCAGGAGATCTGCCAGGGGGTGGCCGCCGCCTGCGGCGTGAGCGCGCGCCTTACCTGGCCCACCCGCCACCCGGCCACGGATAACGCGCCCGCCCTCATTGCCCGGGCCCGGGCCGCCGCCGGGGCGGAGGGCATTCCCTGTGTGCCGGCCGCCCCCACCCTTCTGGGCGAGGATTTTGCCTTTTACCAGCAAAAACTGCCCGGCGCGTTTTTGACCTTCGGGCTCAACAGCGCCCCCCTGCACCACCCGGCCTTCGCCGCCGACCCCGCCGCGCTGGAACCCGCCGCCCGCTTGCTGGCCCGGCTGGCGCTGCTGCCCTGGGGGGCCGATTAA
- a CDS encoding FAD/NAD(P)-binding oxidoreductase: protein MPSVRRLNKKLAARFGGAVRAAYENGVVTLTGEAPSWAEVVEAGRLCAARGKYTLVNEVRCPAEPQPPMKLPAVRDELLEGRSFDVAVIGGGVVGCAVARELTRWKLRVALIEKEHDVAMQASSRNDGMVHPGIDLRRGTLKQRYNARGNAMYDAVCTELGVPFRRTGQILCLRQKWARYLVPLTPLYWRSMGVPCESLSRAQVLEREPGLSGEVQCGLSFPTAGIVCPYGLTIAYAENAADNGAELFLDTAVTGMELEKGEIRRLHTNRGSFSARVVVNAAGVFSDELAQMAGDRFFTIHPRRGTNSILDKKAAGQVKTIASMLGTADTKKAHTKGGGIVSTVDGNLLIGPDAVETPDREDYATSRASVENTFRRQGRALPTLATGDIITYFTGVRAPTYEEDFVICKGRATRNLVHAAGIQSPGLTAAPAIAADVAQMAVELLGGAEQNEAFDPVRRPIPRAAELPAAEREALIAADPDYGVIVCRCEEVSRGEILAALRRSVPCDTVDGVKRRVRPGMGRCQGGFCGPLVAELIAREKGVPLKEVQKSGEGSWIVCRGTKQGGDEDDA, encoded by the coding sequence ATGCCCTCTGTTCGCAGGCTGAACAAAAAACTGGCCGCGCGCTTTGGCGGCGCGGTGCGGGCGGCGTATGAAAACGGCGTGGTGACCCTGACGGGCGAAGCGCCCAGCTGGGCCGAGGTGGTGGAGGCGGGCCGCCTGTGCGCCGCCCGGGGCAAATACACCCTGGTGAACGAGGTGCGCTGCCCGGCCGAGCCGCAGCCCCCCATGAAGCTGCCCGCTGTGCGGGACGAACTTTTGGAGGGGCGCAGCTTTGACGTGGCGGTGATCGGCGGCGGGGTGGTGGGCTGCGCCGTTGCCCGGGAGCTGACCCGCTGGAAGCTGCGGGTGGCCCTGATCGAAAAGGAGCACGACGTGGCGATGCAGGCCTCCAGCCGGAACGACGGCATGGTGCACCCGGGCATCGACCTGCGCAGGGGCACCCTGAAGCAGCGCTACAACGCCCGGGGCAACGCCATGTACGACGCGGTGTGCACCGAGCTGGGCGTGCCCTTTCGGCGCACGGGGCAGATCCTGTGCCTGCGGCAGAAGTGGGCCAGGTACCTGGTGCCCCTGACCCCGCTTTACTGGCGTAGCATGGGGGTGCCCTGCGAATCCCTGAGCCGGGCCCAGGTGCTGGAGCGGGAGCCCGGCCTTTCGGGCGAGGTGCAGTGCGGGCTTTCCTTCCCCACGGCAGGCATCGTGTGCCCCTACGGGCTCACCATTGCCTATGCGGAAAACGCGGCGGACAACGGCGCGGAGCTGTTTTTGGACACGGCGGTGACCGGCATGGAGCTGGAGAAGGGCGAAATACGGCGGCTGCACACAAACCGGGGCAGCTTTTCGGCCCGGGTGGTGGTGAACGCGGCGGGCGTGTTCAGCGACGAACTGGCCCAAATGGCGGGCGACCGGTTTTTTACCATCCACCCCCGCAGGGGCACCAATTCCATCCTGGACAAAAAGGCGGCGGGGCAGGTAAAGACCATCGCCTCGATGCTGGGCACGGCGGATACAAAAAAGGCCCACACCAAGGGCGGCGGCATTGTGAGCACGGTGGACGGCAACCTGCTGATCGGGCCGGACGCGGTGGAAACCCCCGACCGGGAGGACTACGCCACCAGCCGCGCCAGCGTGGAGAACACCTTCCGGCGGCAGGGCCGGGCGCTGCCCACCCTGGCCACGGGGGATATCATCACCTACTTTACCGGGGTGCGCGCGCCCACCTATGAAGAGGATTTTGTGATCTGCAAGGGCCGGGCCACCCGCAACCTGGTGCACGCGGCGGGCATCCAGTCGCCGGGGCTGACGGCCGCGCCCGCCATTGCCGCGGATGTGGCCCAGATGGCGGTGGAGCTGCTGGGCGGCGCGGAGCAAAACGAGGCGTTCGACCCGGTGCGCAGGCCGATCCCCCGGGCGGCGGAGCTGCCCGCCGCCGAGCGGGAGGCGCTGATCGCGGCCGACCCGGATTACGGGGTGATCGTGTGCCGGTGCGAGGAGGTGAGCCGGGGCGAGATCCTGGCGGCGCTGCGCCGCAGCGTGCCCTGCGACACGGTGGACGGCGTGAAGCGCCGGGTGCGCCCGGGCATGGGGCGGTGCCAGGGGGGCTTCTGCGGCCCGCTGGTGGCAGAACTTATTGCCCGGGAAAAGGGCGTTCCCCTGAAGGAGGTACAAAAGAGCGGCGAGGGTTCCTGGATCGTGTGCCGCGGCACAAAGCAAGGGGGCGATGAAGATGACGCATGA
- the dinF gene encoding MATE family efflux transporter, translating to MTLDMTRGSPAKLILQFSLPLFIGNLFQQFYNMADTFIVGRTLGAGALAAVGCTGGLNFLVIGFAQGLAAGFSITTAQRFGAGDAEGVRRSFGCSAALCGLATLVLTPLTVWGAPHILRMLHTPEDILPGAEGYIGVIFAGLGASMLFNLLASVLRAVGDSRTPLYFLIVASALNIALDILFITRFHMGVAGAAWATVLAQLFSGALCIWYIARRFAQLHFKKAALRPAWPEAAAHLRIGFPMAFQYSIIAIGAIVLQMAVNDLGSDAVAGFTTGDRLVNLFAQPLVSFGTTMATFAAQNYGAGDYLRIRKGMFQCLAMSTGYSLAAGVVSIAFGRALARVFLPGQEQVVELAHTYLVIVGAAYWVLGALFVCRLSLQGLGRSFAPTFAGVMELIMRSGAALLLAGPLGFAGVCLAEPLAWAGSAVPLFIALTLELRRLTARQTIATRK from the coding sequence ATGACCCTTGACATGACCCGGGGAAGCCCGGCGAAACTGATTTTGCAGTTCAGCCTGCCGCTGTTTATCGGCAACCTGTTCCAGCAGTTCTACAACATGGCCGACACCTTTATTGTGGGCCGCACGCTGGGGGCGGGGGCGCTGGCCGCCGTGGGCTGCACAGGCGGGCTGAACTTTTTGGTGATCGGCTTTGCCCAGGGCCTGGCAGCGGGCTTTTCCATCACCACGGCCCAGCGCTTCGGCGCGGGCGACGCGGAGGGGGTGCGGCGCAGCTTTGGCTGCTCGGCCGCGCTGTGCGGCCTGGCCACCCTGGTGCTGACCCCCCTGACCGTGTGGGGCGCGCCCCACATCCTGCGCATGCTGCACACGCCTGAGGATATTTTGCCCGGCGCCGAGGGATATATCGGCGTGATCTTTGCGGGGCTGGGGGCGTCGATGCTGTTCAACCTTTTGGCAAGCGTTCTGCGCGCCGTGGGCGACAGCCGCACCCCGCTGTATTTCCTGATCGTTGCCAGCGCGCTGAACATTGCGCTGGATATCCTGTTCATCACCCGGTTCCACATGGGGGTGGCGGGCGCGGCCTGGGCCACGGTGCTGGCCCAGCTGTTCAGCGGGGCGCTGTGCATCTGGTACATTGCCCGCCGCTTTGCCCAGCTGCACTTTAAAAAGGCCGCGCTGCGGCCCGCCTGGCCGGAGGCCGCGGCGCATTTGCGGATCGGCTTTCCCATGGCGTTCCAGTACAGCATTATTGCCATTGGGGCGATTGTGCTGCAGATGGCGGTGAACGACCTGGGCAGCGACGCAGTGGCGGGCTTTACCACCGGCGACCGGCTGGTGAACCTGTTTGCCCAGCCGCTGGTGAGCTTTGGCACCACCATGGCCACCTTTGCGGCCCAGAATTACGGCGCGGGGGATTACCTGCGCATCCGCAAGGGCATGTTCCAGTGCCTTGCCATGTCCACCGGGTACAGCCTGGCGGCGGGGGTGGTGAGCATTGCGTTCGGGCGGGCGCTGGCGCGGGTGTTTTTGCCCGGGCAGGAACAGGTGGTGGAGCTGGCGCACACCTACCTGGTGATCGTGGGGGCGGCCTACTGGGTGCTGGGTGCGCTGTTCGTGTGCCGGCTGAGCCTGCAGGGGCTGGGGCGCAGCTTTGCGCCCACCTTTGCCGGGGTGATGGAACTGATCATGCGCTCGGGTGCGGCGCTGCTTTTGGCGGGGCCGCTGGGGTTTGCGGGCGTGTGCCTGGCCGAGCCTCTGGCCTGGGCGGGCAGCGCGGTGCCGCTGTTCATCGCCCTGACGCTGGAGCTGCGGCGGCTGACGGCCCGGCAGACCATCGCCACCCGGAAATAA